From one Eucalyptus grandis isolate ANBG69807.140 chromosome 9, ASM1654582v1, whole genome shotgun sequence genomic stretch:
- the LOC104418746 gene encoding cyclin-dependent kinase inhibitor 1, translating into MADLVIKYERIATEPAPPTPCKSTSKRAMSLVASEEPPGPPPSAPAVATGPPISASPEGPPPPGRGDRPSCCRCGQLPSAVKSRGNSNKRKRSSGSEAENLKIESEDKTCADGNLSRETPASLDARRRQPETQPPPAPGADAAKVKSTRAAEIEAYLSAAEREQQRRFAERYNYDVVNDAPLEGRYEWIPLNVGAVEETLK; encoded by the exons atggCAGATCTCGTGATCAAGTACGAGAGAATTGCAACGGAGCCTGCtcctcccacgccctgcaaaaGTACGTCCAAGAGAGCCATGTCACTCGTCGCCTCCGAAGAACCGCCGGGGCCGCCTCCTTCGGctcccgccgtcgccaccgGCCCCCCTATCTCCGCTTCGCCGGAGGGACCGCCGCCGCCCGGTCGCGGCGACCGCCCCTCCTGCTGCCGGTGCGGCCAGCTCCCCTCCGCCGTCAAATCCAGGGGAAACTCGAACAAGAGGAAGCGATCATCAGGTTCAGAG GCcgagaatttgaaaattgaaagcgAGGACAAGACGTGCGCCGACGGCAACCTCAG CAGAGAAACTCCAGCGTCGCTGGATGCCCGCAGAAGACAACCGGAGACGCAACCTCCGCCGGCACCCGGCGCCGACGCGGCGAAGGTGAAGTCGACACGCGCGGCGGAGATCGAGGCCTATTTGTCCGCCGCGGAGAGGGAGCAGCAGAGGCGGTTCGCGGAGAG GTACAATTACGACGTCGTCAACGACGCGCCGCTCGAAGGTCGTTACGAGTGGATCCCCCTCAACGTGGGTGCGGTGGAGGAGACGCTAAAGTGA